The DNA region GCCTTATAATTCATTGACTTATAACACTGCCCACAGGCACCAGCGGGGGGGAGTATGCATTTTGGCATATCAATTGCCATTACCAAAGCAGGAGGTGATTGAAATAAACAGAATGCTGACAAATTTCTTCATGCTGCACGGCCTGTACTCGAAGGCCCTGAAAGAAGCTAAAAAGGGGTTGGCAAGAAACCCCCAAGATGAACTGTTGCCACAAATAATCTCTAAACTGCGAAAGGAGATGAAGAAAATGAAAGGACAGAGGAAATTCAAGTGTACCGCTTGTGGAATCGAATTTGAAGTCGCGCATGGAACAGGCCACAGAGGCGACCAAATGCATTGCCCGAGCTGCGGTGCTCAGGTTTACCGGCTGGAGGGCGGTTGCGGCGGCAAAGGCCGGGGATTTGAAAGGGGCGGCGGCCAGGGCGGCAGAGGCAGGGGACAATGCGCAGCAGTCAAAGGCCCGCAGAATGGAGCCGATCTCCAAAAGGAAGAGGGCCGGGAATCCGGTAAAACCGAAGGAGGTGAGTAAAATGTACAAAATATTAGGCCAGATAGTAAAAACTATTGTCGGAGAGATAATGAGCAGCGGTGCAAAGAGTTCTCCTTCCGGCAAGGAGTCGAATAGTTCGGCAACTGAAATATTGAATCGAGTTATTGGTGCGGATGGAAGCAAAGGCCGGGGCGGCGGCAAAGGCGGCGGCATGGGCCGAGGCACTGGAGGGGGAGGCATGGGCCAGGACGGTGGCGGCAAAAGCTCCGGGGGCCGGTAAAATTGAAAGCCCGGCAAAAGAACGATTAGGAATCAAAGCGAATCATTAATGCTTTAATCCCGAAGTAGTACTTTCTTCGGTCAGGAATTTGAAGTTCCTTTTGGAGCCAATAAAAGAGGGGATCAAATGCATTGCTCGGGATACGAGGCTGCCCATCATAAAAGCGAGGCGCAGGATACCGCCAAACATGAAGGAGGCAGGTAAAATGTTCGGATTACTAGCTCCAATAGTCAAAATGCTCGCTGTGGAGCTTTTGGGCAGTAGTGTAAAAAGCGTATTGGCCAGCAAGGAGACAAATGCTACGGCAACTGACAAGCTGATTCAAGTTGCTGAAGCGGCTACAAGCAAAAGCAAGGGTGGGGGCGGTAAAGGAGCTGGAAAAGGGTATTAAAGGCTCTAAGCCGATCATGAGGCTGAACTTGTCGAGGTAAAGCTGTCAACCAGGAACAAGGGGGTTAAAGGATGAACGGACAGAGGAGATTTAAATGTGCTGCCTGTGGGATCGAATTTGAAGTCGCGCATGGAACAGGCCAAAGAGGTAACCAAATGCATTGTCCAAGCTGCGGGACGCAAGTTGTCAGGCTCGACGGCGGTTGTGTCGAAAAAGGCAGAGATACTGGCCGGCGCGGCAGAGGCAGATGCTTCGGGGGAGGCGGCCAGGGTGGCAGGAGAAGAGGACGTTACGGTGCCGGTGAAGGCTCGATGCAAAGGTCCGGCCGGGAGGCGAAGACAGCAGCAACAGATACGGCGGCAGAAGGAGCGGCAGCCGAGACCCAAGCAGGATAAATCCTCTTATCGATGAGCTCAAAGGAGGCTGTCATAAAGCTGGAGGGCGTTGAAAGGTTTTTTCAACGCCCCTGGCTTGGAATTACTTGTAAGTCACTAATCACTAAAGATATATAAAGTTCCGCTTTGGAAACTTGACAGCCGCGAATTGAATGCTTGTTAACTTTCCAACACGCATTCCGGTCGAACGGCGAGCAGAGAAAAGGAGCAGAGAATGGCAAGCACGGTTAACAAAATTATTGGTATCGGCGGCTCGATTATTGGGACGGTTCTGGTTCCCCTGATAGTTAAGAAGTTATCCAAGGTTTTTTCAAAGTCGAATCCCGGAAAAAAACGGTTCGAGGTTAGCACTGAATCTCAAGTTTCCGGCCAAGAGGAAATCGGTGATCAGAATGAAACAGAATGAGCAAGTGTCCTTATATTCAATCCTGGTGAATACAACCCTTTTTATCCTCAAGGGTGGGGCGGCATTTTTATCTGGAAGCATATCCGCCATGGCGGAAGCTATTCATTCTTCGATAGATCTGCTGGCGTCTGTTATCGTATTTATCGGCTTGAAAATCTCCAAGCAGAAGTCTGAACGGTTCCCTTACGGGCTGTATAAAGTCGAAAACCTCGTTTCGGTCCTGGTCGCGGGATTCATTTTGTATGCCGGCTATGAAATCGTTCTGGAGATCATCTCTGGAGAATATAATCCAATCAGGAATATTTACCTGGTCTTTGGTCTTTATGTAATTGTTTTTATCATAACTTACGCATTCTCCAGATATGAGTTGAAGGCCGCCGAAAAGATCGGTTCTCCCAGCCTGATGGCCGATGGAAAACATATCAGGATAGACATGTTTTCGGTGGGGGCGGTGATGACAGGATTTGTGGGGGAATTTATCGGTTTCAGGATCGATAAAATAGCAGCGCTGGTAATAGTCTTCTTTATTCTGAAAACGAGCCTGGAACTAATAGTCAATACGGTGAAAGTCCTGCTCGACGGTTCTCTGGACGAGAAAGAGATCGCTAAAATCAGAAAAATTATCATGGCGGAGTCTTTGGTAAAACAAGTCAAAGAGTTAAGAGGAAGGAACTCGGGAAATTATGTTTTTATCGAAGCGAACATAGTTATCGATTCGACCAGTTTCAGCGAAGCTCATAAAGCAACCGAAAGGATTGAACGCGCTGTCAAGAGCGCGTTGAACAACGTTGAGATGATAAGAATTCACTATGAACCGA from Candidatus Glassbacteria bacterium includes:
- a CDS encoding cation transporter produces the protein MKQNEQVSLYSILVNTTLFILKGGAAFLSGSISAMAEAIHSSIDLLASVIVFIGLKISKQKSERFPYGLYKVENLVSVLVAGFILYAGYEIVLEIISGEYNPIRNIYLVFGLYVIVFIITYAFSRYELKAAEKIGSPSLMADGKHIRIDMFSVGAVMTGFVGEFIGFRIDKIAALVIVFFILKTSLELIVNTVKVLLDGSLDEKEIAKIRKIIMAESLVKQVKELRGRNSGNYVFIEANIVIDSTSFSEAHKATERIERAVKSALNNVEMIRIHYEPTVTDLTEGDVSLNERKKGFFGKATNYASGIISEVIKAKGCKSSGYRRRRRMKDPACYR